A genomic segment from Deinococcus sp. YIM 77859 encodes:
- a CDS encoding 5-formyltetrahydrofolate cyclo-ligase → MPQKATSAGAFREEMWNRLAATRVAAFPLPPHGHHPNFVRARDAARHLLTHPEVAGLHTLIVGPERALLPLRKLALAAGITLYVPHQQREGWYWRLIDPAGAALSHLSAVGEPTLRPEGAQAAVLACVAADRRGGRLSKGFGWGARGLGLGLPEYTLAHPLMLLDRLPCAADSRVRLIGTPGGTTEAANLTLSP, encoded by the coding sequence ATGCCGCAGAAAGCCACCAGCGCCGGAGCGTTTCGTGAAGAGATGTGGAACCGTCTGGCGGCCACCCGGGTGGCGGCCTTTCCCCTTCCGCCGCACGGGCATCACCCCAACTTCGTCCGAGCGAGGGATGCGGCGCGGCACCTCCTCACCCATCCCGAGGTGGCGGGGCTACACACCCTGATCGTGGGACCAGAGCGGGCCCTGCTGCCGCTCCGCAAGCTCGCGCTGGCGGCGGGAATCACCCTGTATGTGCCCCACCAGCAGAGGGAGGGTTGGTACTGGCGTCTCATCGACCCTGCGGGAGCAGCCCTGTCTCACCTCAGCGCCGTGGGCGAACCGACGTTGAGGCCGGAGGGGGCGCAGGCAGCGGTCCTTGCCTGCGTAGCTGCGGACCGCCGCGGGGGAAGGCTGAGTAAGGGCTTCGGCTGGGGCGCGCGCGGTCTGGGGCTCGGCCTGCCCGAATACACGCTCGCGCACCCGCTGATGCTCCTTGACCGGCTGCCCTGTGCTGCTGACTCGCGGGTACGGCTGATCGGAACGCCCGGCGGAACCACCGAAGCAGCAAACCTTACACTGAGTCCATGA
- a CDS encoding type IV pilus twitching motility protein PilT, with amino-acid sequence MTQTAPDIADILHFAAEKGASDVILTVGLPPQYKLQGTYETNGVSPLTAPETRKLMYSMMNERQQRIFEERRELDFSFALGEKARFRVNAFMQRGFVGGVLRLIPTQIRSVQEMGLPPQVIEIANAPRGLVLVTGPTGSGKSTTLAAMIDHINSTKKLHIVTIEDPIEFMHLHKRSIVNQREVGADTMSFNDALRAALRQAPDVILVGEMRDYETIKAAVTAAETGHLVMGTLHTNSAPESIDRIVDVFPEEQQEQVRVQLANNLVAVMTQQLLPRADGLGRVLAYELLIANPAVRALIREGKTYQIVSTMQTSAREGMVTMDAYLAGLYRRRLISYDTGVERAVDPKEFARLAGDPGAGTGSAPHAPPAGGGHGTGREGAGRGADVGRSTVLGSGNGPFGRR; translated from the coding sequence ATGACCCAGACTGCCCCCGACATAGCCGACATCCTGCATTTCGCCGCCGAAAAGGGCGCGTCCGACGTCATCCTAACGGTGGGCCTGCCGCCGCAGTACAAGCTCCAGGGGACCTACGAGACGAACGGCGTTTCCCCGCTCACCGCTCCGGAGACCCGCAAGCTGATGTACTCGATGATGAACGAGCGCCAGCAGCGAATCTTTGAAGAACGCCGTGAGCTTGACTTCTCCTTTGCGCTGGGCGAAAAGGCGCGCTTTCGCGTGAACGCCTTTATGCAGCGCGGCTTCGTGGGCGGCGTTCTGCGCCTGATTCCCACCCAGATCCGGAGCGTGCAGGAGATGGGCTTGCCGCCGCAGGTGATCGAGATCGCGAACGCCCCGCGTGGCCTGGTCCTGGTCACCGGCCCCACCGGCTCGGGCAAAAGCACCACGCTCGCCGCGATGATCGACCACATCAACAGCACCAAGAAGCTGCACATCGTAACCATCGAGGACCCCATCGAGTTCATGCACCTGCACAAGCGCAGCATCGTGAACCAGCGCGAGGTTGGCGCGGATACCATGAGCTTCAATGACGCCCTGCGCGCCGCGCTGCGCCAGGCCCCCGACGTGATCTTGGTGGGCGAGATGCGCGACTACGAGACCATCAAGGCTGCGGTGACCGCCGCCGAGACTGGGCACCTGGTGATGGGCACCCTGCACACCAACTCCGCGCCGGAGTCCATCGACCGGATTGTCGACGTGTTTCCCGAAGAGCAGCAGGAGCAGGTGCGGGTGCAGCTCGCCAACAACCTTGTCGCCGTGATGACGCAGCAGCTGCTGCCGCGTGCGGACGGCCTCGGCCGCGTGCTGGCCTACGAACTCCTGATCGCCAATCCCGCCGTGCGGGCCCTGATCCGCGAGGGCAAGACCTACCAGATCGTTTCCACCATGCAGACGAGCGCGCGCGAGGGGATGGTGACGATGGACGCCTACCTCGCGGGGCTCTATCGCCGCCGCCTCATCAGCTATGACACCGGGGTAGAGCGTGCCGTGGACCCCAAGGAGTTTGCCCGCCTGGCGGGCGACCCCGGCGCGGGAACCGGGAGCGCCCCTCACGCGCCGCCCGCTGGGGGCGGCCACGGCACGGGCCGGGAAGGCGCGGGTCGCGGCGCGGATGTGGGCCGCAGTACCGTGCTGGGAAGCGGCAACGGCCCCTTTGGACGGCGCTAG
- a CDS encoding enoyl-ACP reductase, whose protein sequence is MSLTVDLSSKTALVMGVANARSLGWAIAQQLLAAGCRVGFSYQGERLKPELEKLTAGHPGTWIQQADATSEADMTALFARVREEFGHLDYLVHSIAFAPRSAMEGRFIETTAEDWNTALNVSAYTLVSAARHAEPLLREGGAVVSLTYHASQQVVPKYNVMGVAKAALEAATRYLAGDLGKRGVRVNTISAGAMRTVAARSIPGFSGLYDEAGRRAALGRHATPEEVGKLGLFLLSDLGSGVTGQTVYVDAGASIMTMPLE, encoded by the coding sequence ATGAGCTTGACTGTTGATCTGTCCAGCAAGACCGCCCTGGTGATGGGCGTCGCCAATGCCCGCAGCCTGGGCTGGGCCATCGCCCAGCAGCTTCTCGCCGCGGGCTGCCGGGTGGGCTTTTCCTACCAGGGCGAGCGCCTCAAACCCGAGCTGGAAAAGCTCACCGCCGGGCACCCGGGCACCTGGATCCAGCAGGCGGACGCGACGAGCGAGGCGGACATGACGGCCCTCTTTGCCCGCGTCCGCGAGGAGTTCGGGCACCTCGACTACCTGGTGCATTCCATCGCCTTTGCGCCGCGCTCCGCGATGGAGGGCCGCTTTATCGAGACGACGGCGGAGGACTGGAACACGGCCCTCAACGTCAGCGCCTACACGCTGGTGAGTGCGGCCCGACACGCCGAACCGCTGCTGCGCGAGGGCGGCGCCGTGGTGAGCCTCACCTACCACGCCTCACAGCAGGTGGTGCCCAAGTACAACGTGATGGGTGTGGCCAAAGCCGCGCTGGAGGCCGCGACCCGCTACCTGGCCGGCGACCTGGGCAAGCGGGGCGTCCGGGTCAACACCATCAGCGCTGGAGCCATGCGGACCGTCGCGGCCCGCTCGATTCCCGGCTTCAGCGGTCTGTACGACGAGGCGGGCCGCCGCGCTGCCCTGGGCCGCCACGCCACCCCCGAGGAGGTCGGCAAGCTGGGCCTGTTCCTGCTCTCCGACCTGGGCAGCGGCGTCACCGGGCAGACGGTCTACGTGGACGCCGGGGCCAGCATCATGACCATGCCGCTGGAGTGA
- a CDS encoding molecular chaperone has product MRFILPSLPALLRLSLLGVVLPSAQAATSLSFAPISLKLEGNQRSTQLTVRNTSHQPASFRMELASWTQDGEDKLAPTRDVIVNPATFRLAPGQEQTIRFALRGAPSNTEKAYRVFVQELPSTPAQAQEANSIQLTTLYRLSLPLMVFPKNAAAQPQFALERSGTGTFVVARNTGNRYATLTDLELSAGGQKTKVPAFNLLGGGSLRFPVPGNAAEVGLSFTQGGQLRQLTLRANP; this is encoded by the coding sequence ATGCGTTTCATCCTTCCTTCCCTTCCTGCTCTCCTTCGCCTGTCCCTGCTGGGTGTTGTCCTCCCCTCGGCCCAGGCGGCTACCTCCCTCTCCTTCGCTCCCATCTCCCTGAAACTCGAAGGCAACCAGCGCAGCACGCAGCTCACCGTTCGCAACACGTCCCATCAGCCGGCTTCCTTTCGAATGGAGCTCGCGAGCTGGACGCAGGACGGCGAGGACAAGCTCGCACCGACACGGGATGTGATCGTCAACCCGGCGACGTTCCGGCTGGCCCCCGGACAAGAACAGACCATCCGCTTTGCGCTGCGTGGGGCGCCGTCCAACACCGAGAAAGCCTACCGGGTGTTCGTGCAGGAACTGCCCTCTACTCCTGCCCAGGCGCAGGAGGCCAACTCCATCCAGCTCACTACGTTGTACCGCCTCAGCCTGCCCTTGATGGTGTTCCCCAAGAATGCGGCGGCACAGCCTCAGTTTGCGCTGGAACGCTCCGGCACGGGGACGTTCGTGGTGGCGCGAAACACCGGGAACCGCTACGCGACGCTGACCGACCTCGAACTCTCGGCGGGCGGGCAGAAGACAAAGGTTCCGGCCTTTAACCTGTTAGGTGGTGGCTCGCTGCGCTTTCCGGTACCCGGCAACGCGGCGGAGGTAGGCCTGAGCTTCACCCAGGGCGGCCAGCTGCGGCAGCTTACGCTGCGGGCGAATCCTTAG
- a CDS encoding spore coat protein U domain-containing protein, with protein sequence MRKRILTLTLLGVTGLAQAAPSCTLTPLHISRIEYTWTLLGGVEATRSVASVTCSSDTAITVRVDLALTGETRSLTGQGTAAGSALAYSLLLPSGLVWGDGTGGTALYSQQLSVNGTSSASAEFTPTLRIASGQRVPAGTYSGTLTMTMTVTAP encoded by the coding sequence GTGCGAAAAAGAATTCTGACGCTGACCCTGCTGGGGGTAACTGGACTGGCTCAGGCTGCCCCCAGCTGCACGCTGACCCCACTCCATATCTCTAGAATCGAGTACACCTGGACACTGCTCGGGGGAGTAGAGGCGACGCGTTCGGTTGCTAGCGTGACCTGCTCCTCTGATACAGCAATCACCGTGAGGGTAGACCTGGCGCTCACAGGAGAGACGCGTTCCCTCACCGGACAGGGGACAGCGGCTGGGTCGGCCCTGGCCTACTCGCTTCTCCTGCCCTCTGGCCTGGTCTGGGGGGATGGCACTGGGGGAACGGCTCTGTACAGTCAGCAGCTCAGCGTGAATGGCACGTCCTCCGCCAGCGCCGAATTCACGCCCACCCTCCGCATTGCGTCTGGTCAGCGTGTCCCCGCTGGGACGTACTCCGGTACCCTCACCATGACCATGACCGTTACCGCACCCTGA
- a CDS encoding type IV pilus twitching motility protein PilT, translated as MSVLQALLGVMVRAGASDIHLRVGSAPAARVNGEIVRFGEDRLAPEHVEAFAREMMSRPGQWDDFRMRRDADFAYGVAGLARFRVNAYYQRGSIGLIMRVIEEKPIPSFAELGLPVATFEALAAHERGLILVTGPTGSGKTTTLASLIDHINATQAVNIVTLEDPIEILHRDKKAMVSQRELGTDTLTFASGLRAAMRQDPDVILIGEMRDKETVEAALSAAQTGHLVFSTLHTLDAIRTVNRIIDFFAPHERDQIRLGLAESLVGVVSQRLLPRLGGGRVLGMEILLGTPLVRDCLKDPDRTDDIKQALLEGGLHGMHTFDQHLARLVQEGLLSEADALQAATSPHEVRISLMRQKFA; from the coding sequence ATGAGCGTCTTGCAGGCCCTCCTGGGCGTTATGGTGAGAGCAGGAGCAAGCGATATTCACCTGCGGGTGGGCAGCGCGCCCGCGGCCCGGGTCAATGGGGAGATCGTGCGCTTCGGCGAAGATCGCCTCGCTCCAGAACACGTCGAGGCCTTTGCCCGCGAGATGATGAGCCGTCCCGGCCAGTGGGACGACTTCCGGATGCGCCGTGACGCGGACTTTGCCTATGGCGTTGCCGGACTGGCCCGCTTTCGTGTCAACGCCTACTACCAGCGCGGTTCTATCGGCCTGATCATGCGCGTGATCGAGGAAAAGCCCATTCCCAGCTTCGCTGAGCTGGGCTTGCCCGTCGCCACCTTCGAGGCACTTGCTGCCCACGAGCGGGGACTGATTCTCGTGACCGGACCGACCGGGAGCGGCAAAACGACCACCCTGGCTTCCCTCATCGACCACATCAACGCCACCCAGGCCGTCAACATCGTCACCCTAGAAGATCCCATCGAGATCCTGCACCGCGACAAAAAAGCCATGGTCTCCCAGCGAGAACTGGGCACGGACACCCTCACCTTCGCTTCTGGTCTGCGCGCGGCCATGCGCCAGGATCCGGACGTGATCCTCATCGGCGAGATGCGCGACAAAGAAACCGTGGAGGCCGCTCTAAGCGCCGCGCAGACCGGTCACCTGGTGTTTTCTACCCTGCACACCCTCGACGCCATCCGGACCGTCAACCGCATCATCGACTTTTTCGCCCCCCACGAACGCGACCAGATTCGCCTGGGCCTGGCCGAAAGCCTTGTCGGCGTGGTCAGCCAGCGCCTGCTGCCCCGCCTGGGCGGTGGCCGAGTGCTGGGCATGGAAATCCTGCTGGGAACCCCACTCGTGCGCGACTGCCTCAAGGACCCGGACCGCACCGACGACATCAAACAGGCGCTGCTTGAAGGCGGCCTGCACGGCATGCACACCTTTGACCAGCATCTCGCTCGTCTTGTCCAAGAGGGCCTCCTGAGCGAGGCGGACGCCCTTCAGGCCGCCACCAGCCCCCACGAGGTCAGGATCAGCCTGATGCGGCAAAAGTTCGCCTAG
- a CDS encoding acyltransferase produces the protein MTWLKPVSIDPSAQAAFDEFLRDLEARLADPATDRFVLAREVLSQAMYGRPYEQLLADAPLAALNLDARNVTFEAEYYMATDPEKFTRVKPLLWLWKNLDLTPIGQNPVTGIPVRRVLAERIFKRVGRNFKCWQNVEFSVGYNMEVGNDVVVHRYVLLDDIGGIELHDNASISDYVNIYSHTHSVLDGPDVTLRRTVIGRGARITYHSTVLAGSVVSDDAMLATHALLRGDIPPHGIAMGVPAKITRYKLRDPQPYEVDARTHPHDPGRKANPAFPDPTPNQTRRPTPKEMGES, from the coding sequence GTGACGTGGCTGAAGCCGGTGAGCATTGACCCTAGCGCGCAGGCGGCATTTGACGAGTTTCTGCGTGACCTGGAGGCCCGCCTTGCGGACCCGGCCACGGACCGCTTTGTCCTGGCCCGCGAGGTGCTTTCGCAAGCGATGTACGGCCGCCCGTACGAGCAGCTCCTCGCGGATGCCCCCCTCGCGGCCCTGAACCTTGACGCGCGCAACGTGACCTTTGAGGCCGAGTACTACATGGCGACCGACCCGGAGAAGTTCACCCGGGTCAAGCCGCTGCTGTGGCTGTGGAAAAACCTCGACCTCACCCCCATCGGCCAGAACCCGGTCACCGGAATTCCGGTGCGGCGGGTGCTGGCCGAGCGGATCTTTAAACGGGTGGGGCGCAACTTCAAGTGCTGGCAGAACGTTGAATTCAGCGTCGGGTACAACATGGAGGTGGGCAACGACGTCGTCGTACACCGCTACGTTCTGCTCGACGACATCGGCGGGATCGAGCTGCACGACAACGCCTCGATCAGCGACTACGTGAACATCTACAGCCACACCCATTCCGTGCTCGACGGCCCGGACGTGACGCTGCGCCGCACCGTCATCGGCCGGGGCGCGCGCATCACGTATCACTCCACAGTGCTGGCGGGCAGCGTGGTGAGTGATGACGCGATGCTCGCCACCCACGCCCTGCTGCGCGGCGACATTCCCCCACACGGCATCGCGATGGGCGTGCCCGCCAAGATCACCCGCTACAAACTGCGCGATCCGCAGCCCTACGAGGTGGATGCCCGCACCCATCCGCACGACCCCGGGCGCAAGGCCAACCCGGCCTTTCCCGACCCCACACCCAACCAAACCCGTCGGCCCACCCCCAAAGAGATGGGCGAGAGCTAA
- a CDS encoding ATPase, T2SS/T4P/T4SS family, protein MALSIGDRRLGAILLEQGYVSDTDLQKALVRHAEVGGRLADILIDSGQVGEKRIARAIEEALGIPLVNLLVITPEIEALSAVRAQTAQRVQAFPFALEGGTLRVALVDPLSTLAIEALEDDSGLTIEPYQALRDEVAWAIATYYPELGLTPVPPAEMVGKGQEGGRLGQLLLRRGLISEAQLQVALDAQQQTGNDLGATLVAQGVLTEDQLYEVLAEQADVVYLRNPRDFHPGEDVLGSLLRSDALRLSAVPVDETAQGITVVTSDPRRREEIEALVGRPVQLVLAKPRDVEALIERYYPQRTRLGEQMVQQGTLSRAQLREALQVQARGGKVKPLGEVIVELGFAGAEEIEAALRKQNAGGGRLEDTLVQSGKLSPEMLARSLAAQLGYEYLDPVQNPPDPQVALMVPEATARRYVVVPVRLQGEALVVAMKDPRNVFALDDLKLITGRDIVPAVMAEKDIIRLIERYFGNQDMANLNQRLIAESRSREAKKQEELDLTAGLDDNAVVRVVDNLIREAALQEASDIHIEPTATAVRVRYRVDGALREQPELPKGSAQSILARIKIMGHLDIAERRMPQDGRIRFRKGSIDLDLRLSTLPTVYGEKAVMRLLQKAENIPEVEQLGFSEYNYRRYLDVVEKPNGIFLITGPTGSGKSFTSFSTLKRIARPEKNTTTIEDPIEYEIPGIVQSQVNEAAGMTFARALRAFLRQDPDIIFVGEIRDTETAKIATEAALTGHLVLATLHTNDAPGAITRLSEMGVEPFNISASVVGVLAQRLVRRVCSECQQPTNADPEVLRRLGLSETEMRGAVLMRGTGCQRCGGTGYKGRMGIHELMVIDDALRRAIGAGKTATELRDVALTESGMRTLRQDGIEKALAGLTTLEEVLAVTSN, encoded by the coding sequence GTGGCACTCTCGATCGGTGACCGGCGCTTGGGCGCGATTCTGCTCGAACAGGGGTACGTGAGCGACACAGACCTGCAAAAGGCGCTTGTGCGCCACGCGGAGGTGGGGGGCCGCCTGGCCGATATCCTGATCGACTCCGGGCAGGTGGGTGAGAAACGCATCGCGCGTGCGATCGAGGAGGCGCTGGGCATTCCACTGGTGAACCTGCTGGTGATCACGCCCGAGATAGAAGCCCTCTCGGCGGTTCGGGCGCAAACCGCCCAACGGGTGCAGGCCTTCCCCTTTGCGCTGGAGGGCGGAACGCTGCGGGTCGCGCTGGTCGACCCCCTCTCCACCCTGGCGATCGAGGCCCTGGAAGACGACAGCGGCCTCACCATCGAGCCCTACCAGGCCCTGCGCGACGAGGTGGCGTGGGCCATCGCCACCTACTACCCAGAATTGGGGTTGACGCCGGTGCCCCCCGCCGAGATGGTTGGCAAGGGGCAAGAAGGCGGGCGGCTGGGACAACTCCTGCTGCGCCGCGGCCTGATCTCGGAGGCTCAGCTTCAGGTGGCGCTTGACGCGCAGCAGCAGACCGGGAACGACCTGGGCGCCACGCTGGTGGCCCAGGGGGTGCTGACCGAAGACCAGCTCTACGAGGTGCTGGCCGAGCAGGCGGACGTGGTGTACCTGCGTAACCCCCGCGACTTTCATCCCGGTGAGGACGTGCTGGGCAGCCTGCTGCGTTCGGACGCGCTGCGCCTTTCTGCCGTGCCCGTCGACGAGACGGCCCAGGGCATCACGGTGGTCACGAGTGATCCCCGCCGCCGGGAGGAGATCGAGGCGCTGGTTGGGCGCCCCGTGCAGCTTGTCCTCGCCAAGCCGCGCGACGTGGAGGCGCTGATCGAGCGCTACTACCCGCAGCGCACTCGGCTGGGCGAACAGATGGTTCAGCAGGGCACCCTGTCGCGCGCGCAGCTGCGCGAAGCCCTTCAGGTGCAGGCGCGTGGCGGCAAGGTCAAGCCGCTGGGCGAAGTGATTGTCGAACTCGGCTTTGCGGGCGCTGAGGAGATCGAGGCGGCCCTGCGCAAGCAGAACGCGGGGGGCGGGCGCCTGGAAGATACCCTGGTGCAGTCCGGCAAGCTCAGCCCCGAGATGCTGGCCCGTTCCCTCGCTGCGCAGCTCGGCTACGAGTACCTCGATCCGGTGCAGAATCCGCCTGATCCTCAGGTCGCGCTGATGGTGCCCGAGGCGACAGCCCGGCGCTACGTGGTGGTGCCTGTGCGTCTTCAGGGCGAGGCGCTGGTGGTCGCCATGAAAGACCCGCGCAACGTCTTTGCGCTTGATGACCTGAAACTCATCACCGGGCGCGACATCGTCCCGGCGGTGATGGCGGAAAAGGACATCATTCGGCTGATCGAGCGCTACTTCGGCAATCAGGATATGGCGAACCTGAACCAGCGCCTGATCGCCGAGAGCCGGAGCCGCGAGGCGAAAAAGCAGGAAGAACTCGACCTCACGGCGGGCCTAGATGACAACGCCGTGGTGCGGGTCGTAGACAACCTGATCCGCGAGGCAGCCCTTCAGGAGGCGTCGGATATTCATATCGAGCCGACGGCGACGGCGGTGCGGGTACGGTACCGAGTGGACGGCGCGCTGCGCGAGCAGCCCGAGCTGCCCAAGGGGAGCGCGCAGAGCATTCTGGCCCGCATCAAGATCATGGGTCACCTCGACATCGCCGAGCGGCGGATGCCGCAGGACGGGCGCATCCGCTTTCGCAAGGGCAGCATTGACCTGGACCTGCGCCTCTCCACCCTGCCCACCGTGTACGGCGAAAAGGCCGTGATGCGCCTGCTGCAAAAGGCGGAAAACATCCCCGAAGTCGAGCAGCTCGGCTTTTCGGAGTACAACTACAGGCGTTACCTGGACGTGGTGGAAAAGCCCAACGGCATCTTTTTGATCACCGGGCCCACGGGGTCGGGCAAGTCCTTTACCTCCTTTTCGACCCTCAAGCGCATCGCGCGGCCCGAGAAAAACACGACCACCATCGAGGACCCCATCGAGTACGAGATCCCCGGCATCGTGCAGTCGCAGGTGAACGAGGCGGCGGGCATGACCTTTGCCCGCGCTCTGCGCGCCTTTTTGCGGCAGGACCCGGACATCATCTTCGTGGGGGAAATCCGCGACACCGAGACGGCCAAGATCGCGACCGAGGCGGCCCTCACCGGCCACCTGGTGCTGGCGACCCTACACACCAACGACGCTCCCGGCGCGATCACCCGCCTGTCCGAGATGGGCGTGGAGCCCTTTAACATCTCCGCCTCGGTCGTGGGTGTGCTCGCGCAGCGGCTGGTGCGCCGGGTGTGCAGCGAGTGCCAGCAGCCCACCAACGCTGACCCCGAGGTGCTGCGCCGCCTGGGCCTGAGCGAGACGGAGATGCGTGGCGCGGTGCTGATGCGCGGCACCGGCTGCCAGCGTTGCGGCGGCACCGGCTACAAGGGCCGCATGGGCATTCACGAGCTGATGGTGATTGATGACGCTTTGCGCCGGGCGATCGGTGCGGGCAAGACCGCCACCGAGCTGCGTGACGTGGCCTTGACGGAGAGCGGCATGCGCACCCTGCGCCAAGACGGAATCGAAAAGGCGCTGGCGGGCCTCACCACGTTGGAAGAGGTGCTGGCGGTGACCAGCAACTAG
- the pgeF gene encoding peptidoglycan editing factor PgeF, with amino-acid sequence MSSDTDLLMLLRSPVLGVPHAFTTRVGGVSVGAYAGLNLDDREDDPQAVAENRRRLCAALGFALDRVARLHQVHGTDVLEARPGVQEGDALVSCEPGLLLAIGTADCFPVLLADEAAGVVGAAHAGWRGTLGRIAARTVEAMVKRGATPTKIRAAIGPGICGERYPVGADVARRFQEAGLGECVLDRAEGPHLDLAGANRAALLTAGLRPEHIWVSGRCSTEPDFYSYRRDGGRTGRMWAVIGLPSVSDAQGVTA; translated from the coding sequence ATGTCCAGCGATACTGACCTTCTGATGCTCCTGCGTTCTCCCGTCCTCGGCGTGCCGCACGCGTTCACCACCCGCGTGGGGGGCGTGTCGGTGGGCGCGTACGCGGGCTTGAACCTCGACGACCGGGAAGACGACCCGCAGGCTGTCGCAGAAAATCGCCGCCGCCTTTGCGCCGCGCTGGGCTTTGCGCTGGACCGGGTGGCCCGCCTGCACCAGGTTCACGGAACCGACGTTCTCGAGGCCCGCCCCGGCGTGCAGGAAGGGGACGCGCTGGTCAGCTGCGAACCCGGCCTGCTCCTCGCCATCGGCACGGCGGACTGCTTCCCCGTGCTGCTGGCCGATGAGGCGGCGGGCGTGGTCGGCGCGGCGCACGCGGGCTGGCGGGGCACCCTGGGCCGGATCGCGGCGCGCACTGTGGAAGCGATGGTGAAACGGGGCGCTACGCCCACAAAGATCCGCGCGGCCATCGGCCCCGGTATCTGTGGCGAGCGGTACCCGGTGGGGGCAGACGTGGCCCGCCGCTTCCAGGAAGCGGGCCTGGGTGAGTGCGTGCTGGACAGGGCGGAGGGCCCTCACCTTGACCTGGCGGGCGCCAACCGAGCGGCGCTTCTCACAGCGGGGCTGCGGCCCGAGCACATCTGGGTGAGCGGGCGCTGCTCGACCGAGCCCGACTTCTACTCCTATCGCCGTGACGGGGGCCGGACCGGGCGGATGTGGGCGGTGATCGGCCTGCCGTCCGTTTCCGACGCACAGGGGGTGACGGCATGA
- a CDS encoding YqeG family HAD IIIA-type phosphatase, which produces MSLLRPDDVIAHVHDITPEFLAARGLRGLLLDLDNTLIPYGSYEERADVMHWAAELRRAGIRLYLLSNATSRRARFWIEKLGFEGIGMAGKPNPRAFRRALSQLGLPPQQVGMVGDQLFTDVLGGNLAGMHTILVRPLAVNALPHTRAARRLERAVLKRYGHDWRP; this is translated from the coding sequence ATGAGCCTGCTGCGCCCTGACGACGTGATCGCGCACGTCCACGACATCACGCCTGAATTCCTGGCGGCACGGGGGCTGCGGGGGCTGCTGCTGGACCTCGACAACACGCTCATTCCCTACGGGAGCTACGAGGAACGCGCGGACGTGATGCACTGGGCAGCGGAGCTGCGCCGGGCCGGCATCCGGCTGTACCTGCTCAGCAACGCCACCAGCCGCCGCGCTCGTTTCTGGATCGAGAAGCTGGGCTTTGAGGGCATCGGCATGGCCGGAAAACCCAACCCGCGGGCCTTTCGCCGCGCGCTGTCGCAGCTTGGGCTGCCGCCTCAGCAGGTGGGGATGGTGGGGGACCAACTCTTCACCGACGTGCTGGGTGGGAACCTGGCGGGGATGCACACCATCCTCGTGCGGCCGCTGGCGGTGAACGCCCTGCCGCATACCCGCGCCGCCCGGCGGCTGGAGCGCGCGGTCCTGAAACGTTACGGACACGACTGGCGGCCCTGA